In Anaerolineae bacterium, the following are encoded in one genomic region:
- a CDS encoding ABC transporter permease — translation MSEVTVVTTAPVRAVSLFGRLRALIVPLLAVFTAVLIGSVFIVLTSVFSDTGASIGENLVKGVQTAGAAFSGLLNGAFGDSSGLTRTLVKTTPLIFSGLAVAFAFKGGLFNIGAQGQLAIGSVTSAWVGFAIQVDLGNPVLSAVVHVTLALLAGMLGGALWGAIPGLLKAYTGAHEVITTIMFNFIATNLIAWLLYAGSPGEGIPPGPLNDGNGVITRTPTIYPTAQLPVIYDPPGPQALHLGLFLALIAAIVILLVLTRTTFGFELRMVGLNPTAARYSGISVKRITVLTMIIAGALAGAAGAMQTLGVNYRYEPNQSLGLGFDAITVALLGGNNPIGVILSAFLFGAMDAGSTRMQFNSGVQSEIIVVIQALILMFVAAEEIIRTVYRIRGAGGPAQKLSTGWGQR, via the coding sequence ATGAGCGAAGTCACTGTCGTCACAACTGCGCCAGTTAGAGCGGTGAGTCTCTTTGGCCGCCTGCGCGCGCTGATTGTTCCTCTGCTAGCTGTGTTCACGGCGGTGCTGATCGGTTCGGTGTTCATCGTGTTGACCAGTGTATTTTCGGACACCGGGGCCAGCATTGGAGAGAACCTGGTCAAGGGCGTGCAGACTGCCGGAGCTGCTTTCTCCGGCCTGCTCAATGGCGCCTTTGGCGATTCAAGCGGGCTGACCCGTACGCTAGTCAAGACCACGCCTCTGATCTTTTCCGGGCTGGCGGTTGCCTTTGCCTTCAAAGGCGGGTTGTTCAATATTGGCGCTCAGGGGCAACTGGCCATCGGCTCGGTCACGTCAGCGTGGGTAGGCTTTGCCATCCAGGTAGACCTGGGCAACCCGGTGCTCTCGGCGGTAGTGCATGTTACCCTGGCGCTGCTGGCCGGGATGCTGGGGGGTGCGCTGTGGGGGGCTATTCCCGGTTTGCTCAAGGCCTATACTGGTGCGCATGAGGTGATCACCACGATCATGTTCAACTTCATTGCCACCAACCTAATCGCCTGGCTGCTCTACGCCGGTTCACCCGGCGAAGGCATCCCGCCCGGCCCGCTGAACGACGGCAACGGCGTGATCACGCGCACACCGACGATCTATCCTACGGCTCAATTGCCTGTTATCTATGATCCGCCCGGCCCGCAGGCGCTGCACCTGGGTCTTTTCCTGGCGCTGATTGCGGCGATTGTCATTCTCCTGGTGCTTACCCGGACGACGTTCGGGTTTGAACTGCGTATGGTAGGACTTAACCCCACTGCGGCGCGGTACAGCGGGATCAGCGTCAAGCGGATCACCGTGCTGACCATGATCATCGCTGGCGCGCTGGCCGGCGCAGCCGGGGCGATGCAGACACTGGGGGTGAATTACCGCTACGAGCCAAACCAGAGCCTCGGCCTGGGCTTTGACGCGATCACGGTGGCGTTGCTGGGGGGGAACAATCCGATCGGTGTTATTCTCTCGGCGTTTCTGTTTGGCGCTATGGATGCCGGTTCTACCCGGATGCAGTTCAATAGCGGGGTGCAATCGGAGATTATCGTGGTGATTCAGGCGCTGATCCTGATGTTTGTGGCTGCGGAGGAGATCATCCGCACGGTCTATCGTATCCGTGGCGCGGGTGGGCCGGCACAGAAGCTCAGCACCGGCTGGGGGCAGCGCTAG
- a CDS encoding transglutaminase domain-containing protein translates to MEQRSQATVTSFPHWMVRLWGAVARLWGRVFLRGDFTALLLVAGMLLTAALAMEATGWTEGLGQLVPVALLSVFFGFLLARSHYGELLALLISSVYSLGFIGLVTALNLEEGSLLARLGGIFARSVSWLQVLGGEGIAQDNLIFVLFLSVLFWFLGHNTAWYVFRVDRVWRAVIPPGVVILVNEFYDPGETQVGPYLAIYAVFALLLVVRSAIDNQEWEWYLRRITFPPGLRNQFMRWGAVLAIVLVGVAWALPSGANSDGLNRIQEFLNSDPLSKVNQLLNRLFASLDTEGLVTADYYGGNSLQLSGAIQLGDRPVMLVKAPPLTEQGTRYYWRSRTFSYYEGGRWTPTASVRLTVPEAGFTIQDRQAAQAMRRMVEQQVTIVIEASRLVYSAPQPGVLNLPVAIDLSYVDDARQVMDVSVIRPLEVLRNGDSYTVVSSVSVADAPSLRNAGTVYPAWVLDTYLQLGASVTTRTRELAFSIVTEANALTPYDQAKAIEGWLRANIVYDETITPPPPGIDPVDWVLFDGQRGYCNYYASAMVVLLRAIGIPARVAAGFSQGEWSAATQQFLVRERDAHTWVEVYFPGYGWVEFEPTAAQAPLDRPDVLPLVPGPLQPTSTPVATNTPWPTATPSMTPSPQPTATLPGDEAAPYVPPTITPPPTATPAVPPAAVPPPEQESQAPDTLKAILSVVVTIVIVLALIILLLVLILFLVWWLEWRGLGGLTPVQRAYALLERYAGYLGLRLSPSYTPHERRRVISHHVPESKRAVDVITDMYVEETYGPQQPRRARWNIVARNALDEARKAFVRARLVRLLPRRWRGD, encoded by the coding sequence ATGGAACAACGATCTCAGGCAACGGTAACCTCCTTTCCGCACTGGATGGTTCGCCTCTGGGGGGCAGTGGCCCGGCTGTGGGGCAGGGTATTCCTGCGAGGGGATTTCACTGCTCTGCTCCTGGTGGCCGGGATGCTGCTAACCGCCGCGCTGGCCATGGAGGCGACCGGCTGGACGGAAGGGCTGGGCCAGTTAGTGCCGGTTGCGTTGCTGAGCGTGTTCTTTGGCTTCCTCCTGGCGCGCAGCCATTATGGCGAACTGCTCGCACTGCTGATTTCCAGCGTCTACAGCCTGGGGTTCATTGGCCTGGTCACTGCCCTGAACCTGGAAGAAGGCTCGCTGTTGGCCCGGCTGGGTGGTATCTTTGCCCGTTCCGTTAGCTGGCTGCAGGTGCTGGGAGGGGAGGGAATTGCCCAGGATAACCTCATCTTTGTGTTATTCCTCTCGGTCTTGTTCTGGTTCCTGGGGCACAACACCGCTTGGTATGTCTTCCGGGTTGATCGCGTCTGGCGGGCGGTGATTCCGCCCGGCGTGGTCATCCTGGTCAATGAATTCTACGATCCTGGCGAGACGCAGGTCGGGCCATATCTGGCCATCTACGCGGTATTTGCCCTGCTGCTGGTGGTACGCAGCGCGATAGATAACCAGGAATGGGAGTGGTACCTCAGGCGCATCACATTCCCGCCGGGGCTGCGGAACCAGTTCATGCGCTGGGGGGCGGTGCTGGCGATTGTACTGGTGGGCGTGGCGTGGGCCTTGCCCAGCGGCGCCAACAGCGATGGCCTCAACCGTATTCAGGAATTTCTCAACAGCGATCCGCTGAGCAAAGTGAACCAGTTGCTCAACCGCCTGTTTGCCTCGCTCGATACGGAGGGCCTGGTGACGGCGGACTATTACGGCGGGAATTCACTGCAACTTAGCGGGGCGATTCAGCTGGGCGACCGGCCGGTGATGTTGGTGAAGGCGCCGCCGTTGACGGAACAGGGTACACGCTATTACTGGCGTTCGCGCACATTCAGCTACTATGAGGGTGGGCGCTGGACACCTACAGCATCAGTACGGCTGACCGTGCCTGAAGCCGGCTTCACCATCCAGGATCGACAGGCTGCGCAGGCTATGCGCCGGATGGTCGAACAGCAGGTGACAATCGTCATTGAGGCGTCGCGCCTGGTCTACAGCGCCCCGCAACCCGGTGTACTCAATCTGCCAGTGGCGATTGACCTGTCCTACGTGGACGATGCACGGCAGGTTATGGATGTGTCGGTGATCCGCCCGCTTGAGGTGTTGCGCAACGGCGACAGTTATACGGTTGTGAGCAGCGTCTCGGTGGCTGATGCGCCATCCCTGCGCAACGCTGGCACGGTTTACCCGGCCTGGGTGCTGGATACTTACCTGCAGCTTGGCGCCAGTGTCACCACACGTACACGCGAACTTGCCTTCAGCATCGTCACTGAGGCCAACGCCTTGACTCCATACGATCAGGCCAAGGCCATTGAAGGCTGGTTGCGGGCCAATATCGTATACGATGAGACCATCACACCGCCGCCGCCTGGCATCGATCCGGTGGACTGGGTGCTATTTGACGGCCAGCGTGGTTACTGTAACTACTATGCCAGCGCGATGGTGGTATTGCTGCGCGCTATCGGAATCCCGGCGCGGGTAGCGGCGGGATTCTCCCAGGGTGAATGGAGCGCCGCCACACAGCAGTTTCTGGTACGTGAACGGGATGCGCATACCTGGGTGGAAGTCTATTTCCCCGGCTATGGCTGGGTGGAATTTGAGCCGACCGCAGCGCAGGCGCCGCTTGACCGTCCGGATGTGCTACCGCTGGTGCCCGGCCCCCTGCAGCCGACCAGCACCCCCGTCGCGACGAATACCCCCTGGCCAACGGCTACGCCGAGCATGACACCATCGCCCCAGCCAACGGCCACGCTACCGGGTGATGAGGCCGCGCCATATGTCCCGCCGACGATCACACCGCCGCCTACAGCGACGCCTGCTGTACCGCCTGCAGCAGTTCCGCCTCCAGAGCAGGAGAGTCAGGCCCCTGACACGCTGAAAGCGATTCTGTCGGTGGTGGTGACCATTGTGATCGTTCTGGCGCTCATCATCCTGCTGTTGGTGTTGATTCTCTTCCTGGTATGGTGGCTGGAATGGCGGGGACTGGGCGGCCTGACGCCGGTACAGCGTGCCTATGCGCTGCTGGAGCGCTACGCCGGTTATCTGGGGTTGCGCCTATCGCCCAGCTACACGCCCCACGAGCGGCGGCGTGTGATCAGCCACCATGTGCCCGAAAGCAAGCGCGCAGTCGACGTCATCACTGACATGTACGTTGAGGAAACGTATGGCCCGCAACAGCCGCGCCGCGCTCGCTGGAATATCGTGGCCCGGAACGCGCTGGATGAGGCGCGCAAAGCCTTTGTGCGCGCTCGCCTGGTGCGTTTGCTGCCCCGCCGCTGGCGCGGCGATTAA
- a CDS encoding ABC transporter permease: MSGDVASAVKTNRTTVTAMILIVAILVVAFLAAGAVGPAIVVAVINASIRGTVPIALGAMSGILSERSGIVNIGIEGMMLLAAYVGFMINVGLSSSGAPTALQAEPVRLILSILGGVLVGGLTGLLHALLSIRYKVDQIISGTVINTLALGLTGYFYLAGATTQGRLPPVISNPFKQDAGLLFWIGEIIFNKGLVTYLMVLVVITVTIALFRTPWGLRTRAVGEHPRAADTLGINVHRLQYTNLFFSGCMAGLGGVFLTLEAVGIFERGMTNGRGFIALAVMIFGKWHPLGAAAGALLFGFATALQGQLQFFNIQIPHQFVGMLPYLLTVIVLAGFVGRARPPAHVGKPYEVE, encoded by the coding sequence ATGTCCGGTGATGTAGCCTCTGCAGTAAAGACCAACAGAACCACTGTGACCGCGATGATACTGATCGTGGCCATTCTGGTGGTGGCATTTCTGGCTGCTGGCGCTGTTGGCCCGGCGATTGTGGTGGCGGTGATCAACGCCAGCATTCGCGGCACCGTGCCGATTGCCCTCGGCGCCATGAGTGGCATCCTCAGCGAACGCAGCGGGATTGTGAACATTGGCATTGAAGGCATGATGCTGCTCGCGGCGTATGTGGGCTTCATGATCAATGTCGGTCTGAGCAGTAGCGGGGCGCCGACCGCCCTGCAGGCGGAGCCAGTGCGCCTGATCCTTTCCATTCTGGGAGGGGTACTCGTTGGTGGGCTGACGGGGTTGCTGCACGCCCTGCTTTCCATCCGCTACAAAGTTGACCAGATCATCAGCGGCACGGTGATTAATACACTCGCGTTGGGCCTAACCGGATACTTTTACCTGGCCGGGGCGACAACGCAGGGGCGGCTTCCGCCGGTGATCTCCAACCCGTTCAAACAGGATGCAGGATTGCTCTTCTGGATCGGGGAGATCATTTTCAACAAAGGGCTGGTCACCTACCTGATGGTGCTCGTGGTCATCACGGTCACCATTGCGCTGTTCCGCACGCCCTGGGGGTTGCGTACCAGAGCCGTTGGGGAGCATCCACGGGCCGCCGACACCCTGGGTATCAATGTGCACCGTTTGCAGTACACCAACCTGTTTTTCAGTGGTTGTATGGCAGGACTGGGTGGTGTCTTCCTGACGCTCGAGGCGGTCGGTATTTTTGAGCGCGGCATGACCAATGGCCGGGGCTTCATTGCTCTGGCGGTGATGATCTTCGGTAAGTGGCATCCGCTGGGCGCGGCGGCAGGGGCGCTGCTATTCGGGTTTGCTACGGCGCTACAGGGGCAGCTCCAGTTCTTCAACATCCAGATTCCACATCAGTTTGTGGGAATGCTGCCCTACCTGCTGACGGTGATTGTGCTGGCGGGCTTTGTCGGGCGCGCCCGGCCGCCAGCGCATGTCGGCAAGCCGTATGAGGTGGAATGA
- a CDS encoding ABC transporter ATP-binding protein, whose amino-acid sequence MPSNEVVLEVIGVTKRFPGVLANHNVNLTLHKGEILALLGENGAGKSTLMNIIYGLYHADSGTIKLKGREVHFASPREAIHSGIGMVHQHFQLIPVMTVAENVVLGEEVTDGAFLDRQEAARRVRALSEQYRLEVDPNAVIEELPVGVQQRVEIIKALYRDAEILILDEPTAVLTPQEVQELFKIMRDLAARGVSIIFITHKLKEVLAVAHRIVVMRDGEVVGTVLPEESTQESLAALMVGREVLLRVNKPPARPKEVVLEVENLSAYDDRGHHAVNNVSFVVRSGEVVGVAGVQGNGQTELVEVLTGLRPAAGGHVKINGKDLTNASPRAVTASGTGHVPEDRHRFGMVANYTVAENLVLNVYYAPPYSAAPSLRQLPLVTALYAAFALGVFAVLAVIWDALWKAAVWPLVLSLHGITDVEAASRQEMAGPELFGMLALLVMALLFAYVAHRLATLIMGRLQPVIAPVLKRGGENGGVVLDHDRVDHNAVTLVRQFDIRTPSVTTAGGSLSGGNQQKMVVAREFGRRPRLLIAAQPTRGIDVGSIEFIHQQIVSQRDAGAAVLLVSAELDEIMALSDRIVVMYKGSVVATVDADSVTREQLGLLMAGASAEDALGRVPAVAPAVA is encoded by the coding sequence ATGCCTTCCAACGAGGTTGTCCTTGAAGTTATCGGTGTAACCAAGCGATTTCCGGGAGTCCTGGCCAACCACAATGTCAATCTGACCCTGCACAAAGGGGAAATCCTGGCCCTGCTGGGTGAGAATGGCGCTGGCAAGTCCACGCTGATGAACATCATTTACGGCCTGTATCATGCCGACAGTGGCACGATCAAGCTGAAGGGCAGGGAGGTTCATTTTGCCAGTCCGCGGGAGGCCATCCATAGCGGTATCGGGATGGTACATCAGCATTTCCAGCTCATCCCGGTGATGACCGTGGCGGAGAATGTCGTGCTTGGCGAAGAGGTGACTGATGGCGCGTTCCTCGATCGCCAGGAAGCTGCCCGTCGGGTCCGCGCTTTGAGCGAGCAATATCGCCTTGAGGTGGATCCGAATGCCGTGATTGAGGAGTTGCCGGTTGGTGTCCAGCAGCGTGTGGAGATCATCAAGGCATTATATCGCGACGCCGAAATCCTGATCCTGGATGAGCCTACCGCTGTGCTCACCCCCCAGGAAGTACAGGAATTGTTTAAGATCATGCGCGATCTGGCAGCGCGGGGTGTCAGCATCATTTTCATCACCCACAAGCTCAAGGAAGTGCTGGCGGTGGCGCACCGCATCGTGGTCATGCGCGATGGCGAGGTGGTGGGGACGGTCCTGCCGGAAGAATCCACCCAGGAGTCGTTGGCTGCTTTGATGGTTGGGCGCGAGGTGCTGCTGCGGGTGAACAAACCTCCGGCCAGGCCCAAAGAGGTCGTGCTGGAGGTCGAAAACCTCAGCGCCTATGACGACCGGGGGCACCATGCAGTCAACAATGTCAGCTTTGTCGTCCGCTCCGGTGAGGTGGTGGGAGTCGCAGGGGTGCAGGGCAATGGTCAGACGGAGTTGGTTGAGGTGCTGACCGGCCTGCGCCCGGCAGCAGGTGGCCATGTGAAGATCAATGGTAAAGACCTGACCAACGCTTCGCCGCGTGCCGTTACCGCCAGCGGGACGGGGCACGTGCCGGAAGACCGGCATCGCTTCGGCATGGTCGCCAACTATACAGTGGCCGAGAATCTGGTGCTCAACGTGTACTATGCGCCGCCATACAGCGCTGCGCCGTCGCTGCGGCAGCTGCCCCTTGTGACGGCCCTATATGCAGCCTTTGCGCTCGGCGTCTTTGCGGTATTGGCGGTAATCTGGGACGCCCTGTGGAAGGCGGCGGTATGGCCGCTGGTGCTCAGCCTGCACGGCATCACCGATGTGGAAGCGGCCAGTCGCCAGGAGATGGCCGGACCGGAGTTGTTCGGGATGCTGGCCTTGCTAGTGATGGCGCTGCTCTTTGCTTATGTGGCTCACCGGCTGGCAACCCTTATCATGGGGCGGCTGCAGCCCGTCATTGCGCCAGTTCTAAAGCGGGGCGGCGAAAACGGCGGCGTCGTGCTCGATCATGATCGGGTGGACCACAACGCCGTCACGCTGGTCAGGCAATTCGATATCCGCACACCGAGTGTCACCACTGCTGGAGGGAGCCTTTCCGGCGGCAACCAGCAGAAGATGGTTGTGGCCCGCGAATTTGGCCGCCGTCCTCGCCTGTTGATCGCCGCCCAGCCGACGCGTGGCATTGACGTGGGTAGTATCGAGTTCATTCACCAGCAGATCGTGTCTCAGCGCGATGCTGGCGCAGCGGTGCTGCTGGTCAGCGCCGAACTGGACGAGATCATGGCGCTTTCCGACCGCATTGTGGTGATGTACAAAGGGAGCGTGGTCGCCACGGTCGATGCTGATTCGGTCACTCGCGAGCAACTTGGCCTGTTGATGGCTGGCGCCAGCGCGGAGGACGCGCTGGGGCGAGTTCCGGCAGTAGCGCCCGCTGTAGCGTAG